The DNA segment ACAGCACCCGGCCGGTGCCATGGCGGTCCAGCAGTTCGCGCACCAGGCGTGCCTTGGCTTCTTCATCGCCCTTATTGACAGCGCTGATCAGGGTTTCGCCTTCGGCACCGAGCAAGCCCTGGATGGTCTGGGTTGCAGGGGCGGACAGTTTGCCCTGATCCAGCAGTTGCTGAACCGCCTCGGCCACCGGGCGATAGTGTTCGCTCTCGGTGCGGAAGGCAGCCAGGTCGTGGAAACGATGCGGGTCGAGCAGGCGCAGGCGGGCGAAGTGGCTGTCCTGGCCCAGTTGCTCCGGGGTTGCGGTCAGCAGCAGCACACCGGGGATGACTTCAGCCAGTTGCTCGACCAGCGAGTATTCGCGGCTGGCCTTGTCTTCATGCCAGACCAGGTGGTGGGCTTCGTCGACCACCATCAGGTCCCAGCCAGCGGCAAACAGCGCGTCCTGGGCTTTTTCGTCTTCGACCAGCCACTCCAGGGCAACCAGCGCCAATTGGGTGTCTTCGAACGGATTGCCGGCATCGCTTTCGATGAAGCGTTCGCTGTCAAACAGCGCAACCTGCAGGTTGAAGCGGCGACGCATTTCCACCAGCCACTGGTGCTGGAGGTTTTCAGGTACCAGGATCAGCACCCGGCTGGCGCGGCCGGAGAGCAACTGGCGGTGGATCACCAGGCCGGCTTCGATGGTCTTGCCCAGACCCACTTCGTCAGCCAGCAGAACCCGTGGTGCGATACGGTCAGCGACCTCGCGGGCAATGTGCAACTGGTGGGCGATCGGTTGTGCGCGCACCCCGCCCAGGCCCCACAACGAGGACTGCAACTGGCGGCTGGTATGTTCCAGCGTGTTGTAGCGCAGCGAGAACCAGGCCAGCGGGTCGATCTGCCCGGCGAACAGGCGGTCGGTGGCCAGCCGGAACTGGATGAAATTCGACAGCTGCGTCTCTGGCAGTGTCACCAGCTCGTTTTGGCTGTTGAAGCCGTGATAGACCAGCAGGCCGTCGACATCGTCGACTTCGCGGACCGTCATCTTCCAGTTTTCGAAATGGGTGATGACATCGCCCGGCGAGAATCGCACACGGGTCAATGGAGCGTTACGCAGAGCATACTGGCGGGTCTCGCCAGTGGCCGGGTAGAGCACGGTCAATAAGCGGCCATCCTGTGCCAGAACGGTGCCTAATCCCAGCTCGGCTTCGCTGTCGCTGATCCAGCGTTGCCCCGGTTGATACTGCTGCGCCATGCTGCGTGTCTCCGCGATGAAAAAAGCCGGCTATGGTAACGCAAGCGAACCCTCATGACCAAAGACGGTGAAGAAAAAACGACGCCTTTGGCCCCGTATTTACGGGTGTCTTGCTGCCTGCCGGCACTTATTGCAGAAAACATAGTCGAAAAGCTTCGAACCAAAGCATTAAAGACGACGAAAAGGCCGCCGACAGCCTAAGTAGAGGAGGGCACAATCATGTTGCAACCAATGCTGCCATTAAGTGTGGTGCCTGTGACCTCGCAAATGGACCCTGCCAAGCGCCTGCCAGAGGTTCCCCCCGTCGCGCCGGTGCAACCGAGCTCCAGCGAGAGCACCATTGATCTGCGCCACGAAGATGCCGAGCGTGCAGCGTTGCGCCTGCGTGAAGAGCAAGAGCGCCAGCAGCGCCAGCAACGCGGTGAGCCCCCGATAGAGTTCGAAGAAGAAGCCGAGCAAATAGAAGCCGGGCAACTGGCCGTTCCGGGTGATTCGCTCAACGCCGACAATACAGTGCCGGTGGTGCCGCTGATCGACAACGAGCCGCGTCAGGGTCTTTGGGTGGATGTCGAGGTCTGATCCGGGCTTGTCCGGCTACCGGTTATTGCGCATCATCGCGGTTGAGCCCGCCCGTTCGAGAACCCAGCGCCATGAGCGATGAAAGCAAGCTGATCGATTTAGGTGCCGAGCGCGCCAAGCGCATCCACGACATCAACGACAAACGCCTGGACGACATGCGTAAAGCCTTCGAGCACGCCATGCCGCTGACCAGCAAAAAGCCAAAGAAAAAGCCCAAAAAACGCTGAAGTATCAAGCGCCCCCGGCAATCGGAGGCGCTGCTGCACGCAGGCTGGCTGTCGTCAGCCCGAAAAAACTCTCCATCATTGTGCGCACTGGCCGGATCACTGATCCAGGTCAATGCCTGCCCGTACGCCGGGGATTAATCTAACCCCATCGAACAGCAGCAACCGGAGCAAGCCACCATGTTTTTTCTGGACAACCCACAGACCGTCGTAACCGTGGCCTACGTCAGCGCCAGCATGCTGACCCTGTTCTTCATCAGCATGGGCCTCTTCCTCTGGAAAGACTCGCAGCACTAAGAGTTGCAGCTTTTCACAACGAGCACGCAAGGCATTTTGGGCGACTTCGGTCGCCCATTTTTTTTGCGTGCAGGATGTGTGATCCAAGCCGCTGTTTAGCTTCTGCTCTTCGAACCGAGACATCACAGACGCCGCCGGATGAGACAATTGGCGCCGGAGGGAACCCCGCCTCCAAGGGCGGGGCGAAACCCGCAGTCCAGTCAACCGCGACAATGATCCTTACACCTAACTCCGTCGTTCGTGGATTAAGGCAGGCGAAAAAACTCAGCCAAAAGTAATCTCAGGCAACACCGTCAACTCAACACTCTGCTGCTTGCGCGGTGCCAGAATCTCCGCTTCACCATCGACCACCAACTCATCATTCTGGTTAAACACACGAGTAGCAATCCGCACCCGGAATTTAGGCAGCTTTTCGAGGATTTCCAGGCGTACAGTCAAGGTGTCACCCAGCTTCACAGGCTTCTGAAAACTCATGGTCTGGCCAATGTAGATAGTGCCCGGCCCAGGCAGCTCGCACGCCACCGCCGCACTGATCAGCGCGCCACTGAACATACCGTGGGCAATACGCTCCTTGAACATGGTCTTGGCCGCATACTCGGCATCCAGGTGCACCGGGTTATGGTCGCCAGACATGGCAGCGAACAGTTGAATATCGCGTTCTTCGACGGTTTTGCTGTAGCTGGCAGTCTGGCCGACTTCGAGAGCCTCGTAGGGCGTATTGGTGACTTGAGTCATGCGGTTTTCCTGATAATTGAAAAAACGGGCGATTCATTCAGCCCGGTGCGGGCGCGGTTGTTCGAGGGCGAAGTTCAGCCATTCGAGCAGGTCACGCGTCACCTCATCACGGTTTGTTTCATTGAACAGCTCATGCCGAGCGTCGGGGTACAGTTTAAGCCTTAATGCACTGTGGCCCACCTCAGACAGCGCATGAGTGAGATGTTTCAGACGCTTGCCATCGCTGACCGGATCACATCCGCCGCCAATAATCAGCAGTGGCAGGCCAGGGTCAATCTGCGCCAGTGCGGTGGGCTTGCTGATTTTTTGCAGGCCACCGAGCAGGTCCATCCATAACTGGTTAGTGCAATGGAAGCCGCAAAGCGGGTCGCGCAGGTAATTGTCGACCTCCAGCGGGTCGCGGCTCAGCCAGTCGAAACGGGTGCGTGCCGGCTTGAAGCGTTTATTGAAGGTGCCGAAGGACAGCCGGTCGATCAATGCGCTGCGCCCCTGCTTGCCTTGGCGCAAACGCTCCAGCCGAGCGATCAGCCGGGCCGCCCGGTACAGGGCTGCAGGCTGGTAGTTCGAGCCACTGAGGATCGCCCCCTGCAAGCTGGCGCCATGATGCATCAGCCAGGCCTGGGCGATGTAGCTGCCCATGCTGTGGCCCAGCAAGAACAGCGGCAATTGCGGATGACGTTCATCGATGGTCTGCGCCAGCGTTGCCAGATCGCCAACCACCTTGCTCCAGCCTTGCTGTTGGGCGAAGTGGCCCAGCGTGCCTTGCGCAGCGGTCTTGCCATGGCCGCGCTGGTCATGGGCATACAGGGCGATGCCGGCCTCGCTCAGCGCGGCGCCGAGCCGGGCATAGCGGCCTGCATGTTCTGCCATGCCATGAGCAAGCATCAGCACCGCCCGAGGTTCGTCGTCGGGTAACCAGGCATACACGTACAGGCGGGTATGATCGGTGGCATCGAGCCAGAAGGAATGTTGCTGCATGGCACTTACCTGCACAGTGCGAGATAGGAATGAGTGTATACCGAGGGCTCGGTTACGGTCGGATTGCGTGGGTTAATGGTGTAAGGCGTGGATGCTGACGGGGGATTATTTCTCAACGTGTTGTGTATGAAATTTCCGTCAATAATGTGGGACTGAGATGTCGGGGTTTTCGGCAGGGAAAGTGAAGGCGGGCCTGGATTGATCGAGACAGAATTCGCGGGCTGGAGCAAAAATCAAAGATGTGACTAAATTTTACATTTCAGTCGCATTTGTGACCGCAAGTGCCATCTTTGCCTCTAGGCGCTATTTGGCAAAACTGCTAATCTCGGGCCGTTTTTTGACGCTAAAACGTGAATCGCATAACTCTAATTACGTTCACTCGGCATCGCAGCGCGCGATGTGGAATTCGCTATCGCTAGGAGCAGGCCTGCATGATCGAAACCTTCTGGAAGGATAAATACCCGGCCGGTGTGGCAGCCGAGATCAACCCCGACGAGTATCCGAATGTCCAGAGCGTGCTGAAGCAGTCCTGCCAGCGTTTCGCCGACAAACCTGCTTTCAGTAACCTGGGCAAGACCCTCACTTACGGCGACCTCTACGAATTGTCCGGCGCCTTTGCCGCCTGGATCCAGCAGCATACCGACCTCAAGCCTGGCGATCGCATCGCCGTGCAATTGCCCAATGTCCTGCAATACCCGGTAGCCGTATTCGGGGCCATGCGTGCCGGGCTGATCGTGGTCAATACCAACCCGCTGTACACCGCGCGGGAGATGGAACACCAGTTCAACGACTCCGGAGCCAAAGCCTTGCTGTGCCTGGCCAACATGGCGCATCTGGCAGAAAAGGTACTGCCCAAGACCCAGGTGCGTCATGTGATCATCACGGAGGTGGCAGACTTGTTGCCGCCGCTCAAGCGTCTGTTGATCAACAGCGTCATCAAGTACGTAAAGAAGATGGTCCCGGCCTACAACCTGCCGCAGGCCGTGCGCTTCAACGACGTTTTGGCCAAGGGACGGGGCCGTTCGGTCAATGAAGCTTCGCCGGCCAGCGATGATGTGGCGGTACTGCAATACACCGGTGGTACCACCGGGGTGGCCAAGGGGGCGATGCTGACCCACCGCAACCTGATCGCCAACATGCTGCAATGCCGCGAGCTGATGGGTTCGAACCTCAATGAAGGCTGCGAGGTTCTTATCACCCCGTTGCCGCTGTATCACATCTATGCGTTTACCTTTCATTGCATGGCAATGATGCGCTGTGGCAATCACAACGTCCTGATCACCAATCCGCGCGACTTGCCGGCGATGGTCAAGGAACTGTCGAAATGGAAGTTCAGCGGTTTCGTCGGCCTCAATACCCTGTTTGTGGCCCTGTGCAATAACCAGGACTTCCGCAACCTGGACTTCTCCGCCCTCAAGGTCACGTTGTCGGGGGGCATGGCCTTGCAGCAGGCTGTTGCCGAACGCTGGAAAGAGGTTACCCATTGCCCGATCTGTGAAGGCTACGGCATGACTGAAACCAGCCCGGTGGCCACCGTCAACCCGATCCAGAACATCCAGATGGGCACCATCGGCATCCCGGTGCCGTCGACCCTGTGCAAGGTGATCGACGATGCAGGCAACGAGCTGCCGTTTGGCGAGGTCGGTGAGCTGTGCGTCAAAGGTCCGCAGGTGATGAAGGGCTACTGGCAGCGCCAGGAAGCCACCGAGGAGATCCTCGACGCCGAAGGCTGGTTGAAAACCGGCGATATCGCGGTTATCCAGCCGGACGGCTACCTGCGCATCGTTGACCGCAAGAAAGACATGATCCTGATCTCCGGTTTCAACGTGTACCCCAATGAACTGGAAGACGTGCTGGCAACCCTGCCGGGCGTATTGCAGTGTGCGGCCATCGGTATCCCGGACGAGAAATCAGGCGAGTCGATCAAGGTCTTCGTGGTGGTCAAGCCGGGCATGACCCTGACCAAGGATCAGGTCATGGAGCACATGCGGGCCAACCTGACCGGTTACAAGGTGCCGCGTGCGGTTGAGTTCCGCGACGCGTTGCCGACTACCAACGTCGGCAAGATCCTGCGCCGTGAGCTGCGTGACGAAGAACTCAAGAAACTCGGCGTCAAGAAGTAACCCCGTTAGCCCTGTAGGAGCGGCTTTAGCCGCGAATTCTTTTTTTTTAGCCGCGAATTCTTCGGTCTTCGCAGCTAAAGCAGCTCTTACAAGCCCCGGCCGTTCCCGCAGCCATCCCCCTATCTGCATCAAATCTGCGACAATCCCCGCTTTGCCCCCTTTCGAAAAGACCCTGCGCAGCTGATGACCGCCGAATCGCCTCCTATCGACCAATTGTTGAAAAAACTCGATCACGTCGAAACCCGCGAGCGGCATCGCTTGCGGCGGCAGATTCATGAGTTGCGCAAGCACCCCGACGAAGTGAAGCTGGCGCAGTGGGTCGAGCGTTTGCAGGCGTCCTGTGCGCGGGTCGAGTCGCGCCAGCGCAGTGTGCCGGCGATTCGTTACGACGATAACCTGCCCATCGCGGCCAAGCGCGACGAGATCAAGGCCGCACTGCTCGAGCATCAGGTGCTGATCATTGCCGGTGAAACCGGCTCGGGCAAGACCACCCAGTTGCCGAAGATCTGCCTGGAGATCGGTCGCGGTCAGCATGGCCTGATCGGCCATACCCAGCCACGCCGGATCGCGGCGCGCAGTGTTGCCAGCCGCGTGGCCGAAGAGCTGGGCACACCGCTGGGCGCGCTGGTGGGCTATCAGGTGCGCTTTGAAGATCAGAGCGACGAAAGCACCCTGATCAAGCTGATGACCGATGGCATCCTGCTGGCCGAGACCCAGCATGACCGCTTTCTTGAGCGTTACGACACAATCATTGTCGACGAGGCCCACGAGCGCAGCCTGAACATCGACTTCTTGCTCGGCTTTCTCAAGACCCTGTTGCCGCGTCGCCCGGACCTGAAGGTCATCATCACCTCCGCGACCATCGACCTGCAGCGCTTTTCGGAGCATTTCAACGACGCGCCGATCATCGAGGTTTCCGGGCGCACCTTCCCGGTCGAAACCTGGTACCGGCCGTTGACCAGCGAGCAGGACGAAGAAGGCAACAGCGTCGAGGAAGACCTGACTGTCGATCAGGCGATCCTCGCGACGCTTGACGAGTTGGCCGAGCTGGAACGTCGCGAGCGCAAGACGCCCGGCGACGTGCTGGTGTTTTTGCCGGGTGAGCGCGAGATTCGTGACGCTGCCGAGGTGCTGCGCAAGGCGCAACTGCGCCACACCGAAATCCTGCCGCTGTATGCGCGGCTGTCACCGGCCGAGCAGCAACGGATCTTCCAGTCGCATCCGGGTCGTCGTGTGGTGCTGGCCACCAACGTGGCGGAAACGTCCCTGACCGTGCCGGGCATTCGCTATGTGATCGACATCGGCACTGCACGCATCAGCCGCTACAGCTACCGCGCCAAGGTCCAGCGCCTGCCTATCGAGGCGGTGTCCCAGGCCAGTGCCAACCAGCGCAAGGGGCGCTGTGGCCGGGTCGAGCCAGGGATCTGCATCCGTCTGTACAGCGAAGAAGATTTCCTGTCGCGGCCGGAATTTACCGACCCGGAAATTCTGCGCACCAACCTGGCGGCGGTGATTCTGCAGATGCTTCATCTGCGTCTGGGCGATATCAGCGCATTCCCGTTCATCGAGCCGCCGGATGGCAAGGCGGTCAGTGATGGTTTCAACCTGTTGCAGGAGCTGTCAGCGGTCAACCGCGAGAACCAGCTCACGCCGTTGGGCCGTCAACTGGCACGCCTGCCGGTGGACCCGCGAATGGGCCGGATGCTGCTTGAAGCAGCGAAACAGGGCAGCTTGCAGGAAGTGCTGATCGTCGCCAGTGCGCTGTCGGTGCAGGATGTGCGTGAGCGTCCGCCCGAGCGTCAGCAGGCCGCCGATCAGGCCCATGCGCAATGGAAAGACGCCGATTCCGACTTCGCTGCGCTGGTCAACCTGTGGCGCGGTTTTGAAGAGCAGCGCCAGGCGCTGACGTCCAGCCCGCTGCGTAACTGGTGCCGGCGCAACTTCCTCAATTACCTGCGCTTGCGCGAGTGGCGCGACGCACACCGGC comes from the Pseudomonas sp. StFLB209 genome and includes:
- a CDS encoding cytochrome c oxidase subunit CcoM, whose translation is MFFLDNPQTVVTVAYVSASMLTLFFISMGLFLWKDSQH
- a CDS encoding alpha/beta hydrolase; its protein translation is MQQHSFWLDATDHTRLYVYAWLPDDEPRAVLMLAHGMAEHAGRYARLGAALSEAGIALYAHDQRGHGKTAAQGTLGHFAQQQGWSKVVGDLATLAQTIDERHPQLPLFLLGHSMGSYIAQAWLMHHGASLQGAILSGSNYQPAALYRAARLIARLERLRQGKQGRSALIDRLSFGTFNKRFKPARTRFDWLSRDPLEVDNYLRDPLCGFHCTNQLWMDLLGGLQKISKPTALAQIDPGLPLLIIGGGCDPVSDGKRLKHLTHALSEVGHSALRLKLYPDARHELFNETNRDEVTRDLLEWLNFALEQPRPHRAE
- the fadD1 gene encoding long-chain-fatty-acid--CoA ligase FadD1 — translated: MIETFWKDKYPAGVAAEINPDEYPNVQSVLKQSCQRFADKPAFSNLGKTLTYGDLYELSGAFAAWIQQHTDLKPGDRIAVQLPNVLQYPVAVFGAMRAGLIVVNTNPLYTAREMEHQFNDSGAKALLCLANMAHLAEKVLPKTQVRHVIITEVADLLPPLKRLLINSVIKYVKKMVPAYNLPQAVRFNDVLAKGRGRSVNEASPASDDVAVLQYTGGTTGVAKGAMLTHRNLIANMLQCRELMGSNLNEGCEVLITPLPLYHIYAFTFHCMAMMRCGNHNVLITNPRDLPAMVKELSKWKFSGFVGLNTLFVALCNNQDFRNLDFSALKVTLSGGMALQQAVAERWKEVTHCPICEGYGMTETSPVATVNPIQNIQMGTIGIPVPSTLCKVIDDAGNELPFGEVGELCVKGPQVMKGYWQRQEATEEILDAEGWLKTGDIAVIQPDGYLRIVDRKKDMILISGFNVYPNELEDVLATLPGVLQCAAIGIPDEKSGESIKVFVVVKPGMTLTKDQVMEHMRANLTGYKVPRAVEFRDALPTTNVGKILRRELRDEELKKLGVKK
- a CDS encoding MaoC family dehydratase; the protein is MTQVTNTPYEALEVGQTASYSKTVEERDIQLFAAMSGDHNPVHLDAEYAAKTMFKERIAHGMFSGALISAAVACELPGPGTIYIGQTMSFQKPVKLGDTLTVRLEILEKLPKFRVRIATRVFNQNDELVVDGEAEILAPRKQQSVELTVLPEITFG